In a genomic window of Methanogenium sp. S4BF:
- a CDS encoding cache domain-containing protein has product MVNRINILVIVGLCLCLLSAGCTTSSDEPPVVPEDAEMTALLERADTEISAGLSQLQESNAESAKKLSETGITGDAAANVLQEKLSGTSPYVISSLVIDTEGVVTAAAPVHYEPIVGTDLGYQPEVQYANEVKEPVLSGIFMLEEGFAGISLSYPVFSGDTYLGYTDLTFRPEIFLRQYFRPLTEETGYEFMVLQTDGTILYETNEEEVAKNTFTDPLYQSTEIPKLAEKVVAESSGRGEYTFWDVDWKREAGREIFWSTVFFDGTEWRVAVIRDLDGAFSPTPAPTPRSDEVLDEDISSMTSFVEDAAAFGLQNGRTAALAVFNDPKGEFIDGELYIFAYDMNATTLAHPYQPGIIGENRMANADENGLETLKNFVDLAARGGGYLYYVFPNPSEGYRKQLKLVAIRPVDDTWFVGSGIYIPEMNVTLNQTAIDTLVARVKEAQAFALTSSAYSKEEGIFPSMNEKFGTGADYVFAYDMNGTCLNLPFQPEMTGMDRLDFTDAYGVEAVKLEIDAAQRGGGYVYVVYENPDTGIEELKFCYVAPVTDEWFVGSGIYAGVVG; this is encoded by the coding sequence ATGGTTAACCGAATCAATATTCTTGTTATTGTAGGGCTGTGCCTCTGTTTGCTCTCAGCAGGGTGCACCACCTCATCTGACGAACCGCCTGTCGTGCCGGAGGATGCGGAGATGACTGCCCTTCTGGAACGTGCGGATACAGAAATCTCTGCCGGCCTTTCTCAGTTGCAGGAGAGCAATGCAGAGAGTGCAAAAAAATTATCCGAAACCGGCATTACAGGTGATGCGGCGGCAAACGTGCTTCAGGAGAAACTTTCCGGGACCTCGCCCTATGTCATTTCGTCACTGGTGATTGATACAGAGGGTGTTGTCACGGCAGCAGCACCGGTGCACTACGAACCAATCGTTGGCACCGATCTTGGCTACCAGCCCGAGGTGCAGTATGCAAATGAGGTGAAAGAACCGGTCTTGAGCGGGATATTCATGCTGGAGGAAGGCTTTGCAGGGATTTCGCTCAGCTATCCGGTATTTTCCGGTGATACCTATCTGGGATACACGGACCTGACCTTCCGCCCGGAGATATTTTTGCGCCAGTATTTCCGTCCCCTCACCGAAGAGACGGGATACGAGTTCATGGTGCTGCAGACAGATGGCACTATTCTCTATGAGACCAATGAAGAGGAAGTTGCGAAGAATACCTTCACGGATCCCCTCTACCAGTCAACAGAGATTCCCAAACTGGCAGAGAAGGTTGTTGCAGAGTCATCGGGCCGGGGAGAATATACTTTCTGGGATGTGGACTGGAAGAGGGAAGCGGGCCGTGAGATCTTTTGGTCAACAGTTTTCTTTGACGGGACAGAATGGAGGGTGGCAGTCATTCGTGACCTTGATGGTGCTTTTTCCCCGACACCGGCTCCCACTCCGCGTTCTGACGAAGTGCTTGATGAGGATATTTCCTCAATGACATCCTTTGTCGAAGATGCGGCAGCATTTGGACTGCAGAATGGCAGAACTGCAGCCCTTGCAGTCTTCAATGATCCGAAAGGTGAGTTCATTGACGGGGAGCTCTACATCTTTGCCTACGATATGAACGCTACGACGCTTGCCCACCCGTATCAACCGGGCATTATCGGTGAAAACCGCATGGCCAACGCGGATGAAAACGGGCTTGAAACGTTGAAGAATTTTGTGGACCTTGCGGCCCGTGGTGGCGGGTACCTGTACTATGTCTTCCCAAATCCGTCTGAGGGCTACCGGAAACAGCTGAAACTGGTCGCCATCAGGCCGGTTGATGATACATGGTTTGTGGGTTCCGGCATTTATATTCCGGAGATGAATGTCACGCTGAATCAGACGGCAATTGACACTCTTGTTGCCCGGGTGAAAGAAGCACAGGCCTTTGCCCTGACATCATCTGCATATAGTAAAGAAGAAGGGATATTCCCGTCGATGAACGAGAAATTCGGGACCGGCGCAGATTATGTCTTTGCCTATGATATGAACGGCACATGCCTCAATCTCCCCTTCCAGCCGGAGATGACGGGAATGGATCGCCTAGACTTCACTGATGCATATGGGGTTGAAGCAGTGAAACTGGAGATTGACGCCGCGCAGCGGGGAGGCGGATATGTGTATGTGGTTTATGAGAATCCCGATACGGGCATTGAGGAGCTTAAATTCTGTTATGTCGCTCCGGTGACAGATGAGTGGTTTGTTGGGTCGGGGATTTATGCAGGTGTTGTTGGCTGA
- a CDS encoding PLP-dependent aminotransferase family protein yields the protein MNHRYSERICSTQKSFIREILKVTADPEIISFAGGLPNPNLIDDEGIQNAAAALLKEDGKTALQYSTTEGYLPLREWIAERYRTRYGLSVDADNILITNGSQQCLDLVGKVYLNKGDSVIVEDPGYLGAIQSFSMFQPEFLPVPLNEEGPDLKRLTAVLENASPKFMYGIPNSQNPSGITYSETRRKELAALLCAHEMPFVEDDAYGELQFDGVARKPVSAYMDGEGILTGSFSKIFSPGMRMGWVCAPEEVMEKILIAKQASDLHSNYLSQRILAKYLEENDIDAHIVGLNEEYRKRAEWMVSRMEECFPDDVHFTRPTGGMFVWLTLPEGVSSTRLFDAALKRKVAILPGTPFYADGGGESTARINFSNSDEEQIMTGIGIVADVLEEIRITSQ from the coding sequence ATGAACCATCGGTACTCGGAGAGGATCTGCTCAACACAGAAGTCCTTTATCCGTGAAATACTGAAGGTCACTGCAGACCCGGAGATCATTTCCTTTGCAGGCGGCCTTCCCAATCCTAATCTCATCGATGATGAGGGGATACAGAATGCGGCAGCAGCACTGCTGAAAGAGGATGGCAAAACAGCGCTCCAGTACTCGACGACGGAAGGATATCTCCCTCTGCGGGAGTGGATTGCGGAACGGTATCGTACCCGGTATGGCCTTTCGGTCGATGCGGATAATATCCTGATCACGAACGGATCCCAGCAGTGCCTGGACCTTGTCGGGAAGGTGTACCTCAACAAAGGTGATTCGGTCATTGTTGAAGACCCCGGATATCTGGGTGCCATCCAGTCATTCTCCATGTTCCAGCCGGAATTTCTCCCGGTCCCCCTGAATGAGGAAGGGCCGGATCTAAAGCGCCTCACGGCGGTGCTGGAGAACGCATCCCCGAAGTTTATGTATGGGATTCCAAATTCACAGAACCCTTCAGGAATCACCTATTCAGAGACGCGGCGAAAGGAACTCGCAGCACTTCTCTGTGCCCATGAGATGCCGTTTGTGGAAGATGATGCATATGGGGAACTGCAGTTTGATGGTGTGGCGAGAAAGCCGGTCAGTGCATATATGGACGGCGAGGGTATCCTGACAGGGTCGTTTTCCAAGATATTCTCGCCCGGTATGCGGATGGGATGGGTGTGTGCTCCTGAAGAGGTCATGGAGAAGATTCTCATCGCAAAGCAGGCATCTGACCTGCACTCAAACTACCTGAGCCAGCGTATCCTTGCAAAATATCTTGAGGAAAATGATATTGATGCCCATATCGTCGGCCTGAACGAAGAGTACCGGAAGCGTGCCGAATGGATGGTCTCCCGGATGGAGGAGTGCTTCCCGGACGATGTGCACTTCACCCGGCCAACCGGTGGAATGTTTGTATGGCTGACCCTTCCGGAAGGTGTATCTTCGACCCGTCTCTTTGATGCCGCCCTGAAGCGGAAGGTTGCAATTCTGCCGGGCACGCCGTTCTATGCAGATGGCGGCGGGGAGTCTACTGCACGGATCAACTTCTCCAATTCAGATGAAGAGCAGATCATGACAGGCATCGGGATTGTTGCCGATGTTCTGGAAGAGATCCGTATCACCTCCCAATAA
- a CDS encoding SOS response-associated peptidase — MCMRYTLTHTEEFVSAFGISCGEIEGRYNIAPTQDAPVLVAEGGAIVCITARWGLVPAWKKDGECGEWLANARAETLAEKAAFFDLVQHSRCIIPASGFYEWKRERGISYPFYFTIPSRPLFGMAGLCDWWTDPESGILKATFTIITCPSNDLVARIHNRMPVILEEDDVTPWLAGPYVPDVLQPYPDARMAILQVSQAVNNPAHEGADCILEAGKSDWW, encoded by the coding sequence ATGTGCATGCGTTATACCCTTACCCACACCGAAGAGTTCGTTTCTGCCTTTGGGATCTCATGCGGTGAGATTGAGGGTCGCTATAATATTGCACCGACACAGGACGCACCTGTTCTTGTGGCAGAGGGGGGTGCCATTGTCTGCATCACTGCCCGGTGGGGTCTGGTTCCTGCATGGAAGAAAGATGGTGAGTGTGGTGAATGGCTCGCAAATGCGCGTGCAGAGACACTTGCTGAGAAGGCCGCCTTCTTTGACCTCGTGCAGCACTCACGCTGTATCATTCCTGCTTCCGGGTTTTATGAGTGGAAGAGGGAGCGCGGAATCTCCTATCCATTTTACTTCACCATCCCGTCCCGGCCGCTCTTTGGGATGGCTGGTCTCTGCGACTGGTGGACCGATCCGGAGTCCGGAATCCTGAAAGCCACCTTTACCATCATCACCTGTCCTTCAAATGACCTTGTTGCACGGATCCATAACCGCATGCCTGTCATATTGGAGGAAGATGATGTGACACCATGGCTTGCAGGGCCATATGTCCCGGATGTTTTACAGCCATATCCGGACGCGCGGATGGCGATCCTGCAGGTGTCGCAGGCGGTCAATAATCCCGCACACGAAGGTGCTGACTGCATCCTGGAAGCGGGAAAAAGCGACTGGTGGTAA
- the mmp10 gene encoding methyl coenzyme M reductase-arginine methyltransferase Mmp10 (Mmp10 (methanogenesis marker protein 10) is a cobalamin-requiring radical SAM methyltransferase that creates the methylarginine modification to methyl coenzyme M reductase.) — MAHLTVDIGGRPGLDCRGFCKYCYFKGVREDEEPEPLGCKYCMPFSVGCDYCTNFVRERYTGFKDLRDVADDVLGNLQLMGGNLDRITISGGGDPSCYPAFEDLMDLLGSMEVPIHIGYTSGKGFDDPAFADRMVEQGLSEVSFTVFSVNPELRREWMKDPTPEASLAVLGKLCQKIDVYAAALVIPGVNDGEELERTCQWLEEKGAKGLILMRFANREDQGLILKNAPIVKGQRVQTVSAFRDMVTDLNARYNLRINGTPLWDPTLGSPFAILDESDLLEKLPRVRKRASIISGAIAARYVQEVLDACGNQSWVHSPKKEISCLITRDDLKEIDLSSLGKVVIIPGRSFVHEMEAAEILSADGVIRTIIRGPDTLTADAETSMGMTRDEVLQMEIDGFSSLIHLINQNGE; from the coding sequence ATGGCACACCTGACTGTAGATATCGGAGGGAGGCCCGGTCTGGACTGCCGGGGATTCTGTAAATACTGTTACTTTAAGGGGGTCCGCGAGGACGAGGAACCCGAACCCCTGGGCTGTAAATACTGCATGCCCTTTTCAGTCGGGTGTGACTACTGCACCAATTTTGTCCGTGAACGCTACACCGGATTCAAAGATCTCCGTGATGTGGCAGATGATGTGCTCGGCAATCTGCAGCTGATGGGCGGCAACCTGGACCGGATTACCATATCCGGGGGTGGAGACCCGTCCTGCTATCCGGCATTCGAAGACCTGATGGATCTCTTAGGCAGTATGGAGGTGCCCATCCATATCGGATATACCAGCGGGAAAGGGTTCGATGACCCCGCATTTGCCGACCGGATGGTGGAGCAGGGCCTCTCTGAAGTTTCATTCACCGTCTTCTCGGTAAATCCGGAACTCCGTCGTGAATGGATGAAAGATCCGACACCGGAGGCATCCTTGGCTGTACTCGGAAAACTCTGCCAGAAAATTGATGTCTATGCCGCCGCGCTGGTCATACCCGGTGTCAATGACGGCGAGGAGCTGGAACGAACCTGCCAATGGCTGGAGGAGAAGGGTGCAAAGGGCCTCATTCTCATGCGGTTTGCGAACCGGGAGGATCAGGGGCTTATTCTGAAAAATGCGCCAATTGTGAAGGGACAGCGAGTACAGACCGTATCTGCCTTCCGTGACATGGTCACTGATCTGAATGCACGCTATAATCTGCGCATCAATGGCACGCCTCTCTGGGATCCGACCCTCGGGTCACCGTTTGCCATCCTGGATGAATCTGACCTCCTCGAAAAACTCCCCCGGGTGCGGAAACGGGCAAGCATTATTTCCGGTGCCATCGCCGCCCGTTATGTGCAGGAAGTGCTTGATGCCTGTGGTAACCAGTCCTGGGTGCACAGCCCGAAAAAAGAGATTTCATGCCTCATCACCCGTGATGACCTGAAAGAGATTGACCTCTCTTCGCTAGGAAAAGTCGTCATCATACCGGGCCGGTCATTCGTCCATGAGATGGAGGCCGCAGAAATACTTTCGGCAGATGGGGTAATACGAACAATAATCCGTGGGCCTGATACCCTCACGGCCGATGCGGAGACTTCCATGGGCATGACTCGTGATGAGGTGCTCCAGATGGAGATTGATGGTTTCTCCTCTCTTATTCACCTCATCAACCAGAATGGGGAATAA
- a CDS encoding IS5 family transposase, which translates to MSNFTNFAIRYEYERIAELGDKLGEVEKLIDWEAFRPFLTGLYSNNTEKGGRPNLDEILMLKMLILQQWHGLSDPELERQANDRISFRQFLGFPDKIPDRSTIWAFRERLSLSGKDKDIWNELQRQLDAKGLTIKKGMIQDATFIHSDPGHASSDTPRGEEAKTRRSKDGTWTKKGGTSHFGFKLHAIIDREYDLIRRVCTTTASVHDSQIDLSEEGEVVYRDRGYQGAKCKGYDATMKRGARGHPIGIRDKLRNERISRKRTKGERPFAVIKSVFTSGTVRVTELGRVRVKNMFSAFSYNLYQLRTIEKQSL; encoded by the coding sequence ATGAGTAATTTCACTAATTTTGCAATTAGGTATGAATACGAGCGTATTGCTGAATTGGGTGATAAGCTAGGAGAAGTTGAGAAATTGATCGACTGGGAAGCGTTCCGCCCCTTCCTTACAGGTCTCTATTCGAATAACACCGAAAAGGGTGGTCGCCCTAATCTTGACGAAATTCTGATGTTAAAGATGCTTATTCTGCAACAATGGCATGGTTTGTCGGATCCAGAACTTGAACGACAAGCGAATGACCGAATATCCTTTCGTCAGTTTCTGGGATTTCCGGATAAAATCCCTGATCGTTCCACGATCTGGGCTTTTCGTGAAAGGCTCTCTTTATCCGGAAAAGACAAAGATATCTGGAACGAACTTCAGCGTCAGCTGGATGCAAAAGGTCTCACAATAAAGAAAGGGATGATTCAGGATGCAACCTTCATCCATTCGGATCCCGGGCATGCATCTTCTGATACTCCTCGGGGAGAGGAGGCAAAGACCAGGAGAAGTAAAGATGGAACCTGGACAAAAAAAGGAGGGACATCTCATTTTGGATTCAAATTGCATGCCATCATTGACAGAGAATATGATTTGATCCGAAGGGTATGCACAACAACTGCATCCGTTCACGACAGCCAGATAGACTTGTCTGAAGAAGGTGAAGTAGTGTATCGCGATAGAGGGTATCAGGGAGCAAAATGCAAAGGATACGATGCAACCATGAAGAGGGGGGCCAGAGGCCATCCCATTGGTATACGGGACAAACTCCGAAATGAGAGAATCAGTCGAAAAAGGACAAAAGGAGAAAGACCATTTGCTGTCATAAAATCAGTATTTACTTCTGGAACTGTGAGAGTGACAGAATTGGGCAGAGTAAGGGTGAAGAATATGTTTTCTGCATTTTCATACAATCTCTATCAGTTGAGAACGATTGAAAAACAGAGTCTTTAG
- a CDS encoding HEAT repeat domain-containing protein, which yields MEDLKMRRELTADLLSRLVHPEEDVREAAAEALAVSTEDEDWRANELIRQGGIEVIADLLDDPNPHIRGAALDIIIAVASTGDEESLIGNGVIARLDPMLDTDDPVILNKVVKALWLLVPEVEDVVMTKPQDEY from the coding sequence ATGGAAGACCTGAAGATGAGAAGGGAGCTGACAGCGGATCTCCTCAGTCGCCTTGTTCATCCGGAAGAGGATGTCCGGGAGGCTGCGGCGGAGGCACTGGCAGTGAGCACAGAAGACGAAGACTGGCGGGCAAACGAGCTCATCCGGCAGGGTGGCATTGAGGTGATTGCTGATCTTCTTGATGACCCAAATCCGCATATCAGGGGTGCAGCCCTTGACATCATCATTGCCGTTGCTTCTACCGGCGATGAGGAATCACTCATTGGCAATGGTGTGATTGCACGGCTCGATCCGATGCTTGATACCGATGATCCGGTGATACTGAATAAGGTGGTGAAGGCCCTCTGGCTTCTTGTGCCTGAGGTTGAGGATGTCGTGATGACAAAGCCGCAGGATGAGTACTGA
- a CDS encoding alpha/beta hydrolase translates to MKKTAITAMTLALALCILFACGCTTPVTTEPTAIPTETPVPAISYEDTPVQYSEVNGVTLGYREFGTENTEPLFMLIGFGATMEHWNTTFVGILSKNYHVYMYDHRGMGESTDTDAQFTIEQLADDAAGLITALGYDSINTYGVSMGSTVSQQLLIDHPEKVRKAVLSSATYSATIPETEKLHGLLEASAENTDVPDGVRKEAVANLEWAGVYQNLSTITNDVMLITGTADDLTPQSVAVDIAGQINGSWLVRFKGIPHAGSSYAPVEYATIVTTFLEMDESPA, encoded by the coding sequence ATGAAAAAAACGGCAATCACCGCAATGACTCTTGCACTGGCACTCTGCATCCTCTTCGCATGCGGCTGTACGACACCTGTCACAACGGAACCAACAGCAATACCCACAGAAACACCCGTCCCCGCGATCTCATATGAGGACACACCCGTCCAGTATAGCGAGGTAAACGGTGTCACCCTTGGATACCGCGAATTTGGCACGGAAAACACCGAACCCCTCTTCATGCTCATCGGATTCGGCGCGACAATGGAACATTGGAATACCACTTTTGTGGGCATTCTTTCAAAGAACTATCATGTCTATATGTATGACCATCGGGGCATGGGAGAGAGCACCGACACCGATGCACAGTTTACGATTGAACAGCTTGCAGACGATGCTGCAGGGCTTATCACGGCACTCGGATATGACAGCATAAATACCTATGGCGTCTCGATGGGATCGACAGTGTCACAACAGCTTCTCATAGATCACCCGGAGAAGGTGAGAAAGGCAGTCCTCTCGTCTGCCACATACAGTGCGACCATTCCGGAGACAGAGAAACTGCACGGCCTTCTTGAAGCATCCGCAGAAAACACAGATGTCCCTGACGGAGTGCGAAAAGAAGCAGTTGCGAACCTCGAATGGGCCGGAGTCTATCAAAACCTGTCGACCATCACAAACGACGTCATGCTCATCACCGGCACCGCCGATGATCTCACTCCCCAGTCAGTAGCAGTCGATATTGCAGGCCAGATTAACGGCTCATGGCTTGTCCGATTCAAGGGCATCCCCCATGCAGGGTCATCCTATGCACCGGTGGAATACGCAACCATTGTGACAACCTTCCTGGAGATGGACGAATCTCCTGCATAA
- a CDS encoding YcaO-related McrA-glycine thioamidation protein, which yields MKLSSCVKGYSVETHRTVSPEDTLKRIDPLVPLTGVTQVEDITDVDRLGIPVFTCRRSGKNGKEFVHNGKGATPVAARVSAIMELIERFSAEPDGRDLISGSYSELSGEYPMLSPEEMILPGYTDPDAAISWVWAYDIIRDEPILVPAHEVFHPLDSSYGNFIRTHTNGIASGNTLEEAIFHALAELVERDAWSLAEVTRNAGPVVVDITDERCLQVIESFREAGVEVIVRDITSDIRMPTIVAICDDVKLKDPALLCTGAGTHVCPEIAVLRALTEVAQSRATQLYVDGTKPTGADMRRVMGYDRTKRMNKMWFANDAESSYGDIGAFRSDNFLTDIEYVLDELKKAGLDRCIVADITREEIGVPVVRVIVPGLEVLTMDPDRIGQRCRDAANNGYEPGVWE from the coding sequence ATGAAATTGTCATCCTGTGTCAAAGGGTACTCTGTGGAGACACACCGGACTGTTTCACCGGAAGATACGCTGAAGCGCATAGATCCTCTGGTGCCTCTGACAGGTGTAACTCAGGTGGAAGACATCACTGATGTTGACCGGCTGGGCATCCCGGTGTTTACCTGCAGACGCTCCGGAAAAAACGGGAAAGAGTTCGTGCACAACGGCAAAGGGGCGACCCCTGTTGCCGCACGTGTCTCTGCCATTATGGAACTGATTGAACGGTTCTCAGCTGAACCGGATGGCCGGGATTTAATTTCGGGGTCATATAGCGAGCTTTCCGGTGAGTATCCCATGCTCTCCCCTGAAGAGATGATCCTGCCCGGATATACGGATCCGGATGCTGCTATCTCATGGGTGTGGGCATATGACATCATCCGGGATGAACCGATTCTTGTACCGGCCCATGAGGTGTTCCATCCTCTTGATTCATCATACGGGAATTTTATCCGGACGCATACGAACGGCATTGCGTCCGGAAACACGCTGGAGGAGGCAATATTCCATGCACTTGCCGAACTTGTGGAACGTGATGCATGGTCACTTGCGGAGGTCACACGGAATGCCGGGCCGGTTGTCGTGGACATCACCGATGAGCGGTGTCTTCAGGTCATAGAATCGTTCCGGGAGGCCGGTGTCGAGGTGATTGTCCGTGATATCACCAGTGACATCCGGATGCCGACGATTGTTGCCATATGTGACGATGTGAAGCTCAAAGACCCGGCCCTGCTCTGCACGGGGGCGGGAACACATGTCTGCCCGGAGATTGCGGTGCTCCGTGCCCTGACAGAGGTGGCACAGAGTCGTGCCACCCAGCTCTATGTGGACGGCACAAAGCCGACGGGGGCTGACATGCGGCGTGTGATGGGATACGATCGCACCAAGCGGATGAACAAAATGTGGTTTGCGAACGATGCTGAGTCTTCCTATGGGGATATCGGGGCCTTCCGGAGTGATAATTTCCTCACGGATATTGAATATGTCCTGGATGAACTGAAGAAAGCAGGCCTTGACCGTTGTATCGTGGCAGATATTACCCGTGAAGAGATCGGCGTGCCGGTGGTCCGGGTAATAGTGCCCGGTCTTGAGGTGCTTACGATGGACCCGGATCGTATCGGGCAGCGCTGCCGGGATGCCGCCAACAACGGGTATGAACCTGGTGTATGGGAATAA
- a CDS encoding heavy metal-associated domain-containing protein, giving the protein MKQMTEKKQNTIIRLSITGMMCGGCVAAVKAALESVPGVENADVSLEKKEAVVTYDPATAKPDEMKKAVEKAGYGIGI; this is encoded by the coding sequence ATGAAACAAATGACAGAAAAAAAGCAGAATACGATCATCCGCCTTTCCATTACCGGAATGATGTGCGGCGGGTGCGTCGCTGCGGTAAAAGCAGCGCTTGAGTCTGTTCCAGGCGTGGAAAATGCTGATGTAAGCCTCGAAAAGAAAGAAGCAGTTGTCACCTATGACCCGGCAACGGCAAAACCGGACGAAATGAAAAAGGCAGTAGAAAAGGCCGGCTATGGCATAGGAATCTGA